One Companilactobacillus heilongjiangensis genomic window, CCCTCAATGTGATATATGGCAATGGAATTGTTACTTCAACCTTTGTACCTTTTGAAGGGTATGTTTTCAAGTTTACATGAGCAATTGGATTACTTTCATCGCTGAAGTATTTTTCCATTTTGGAAATTCTCTTCTCGACATATTCGCGAATTGATGAAGTTACTTCAATATTTTCACCACGTACATTAATAGTTAACATAATAATCTCTCCTTCCGACGATAGGAAATTAAAGAGTGTTCTTACATCTCTTTAGTGTAATTATAATATTCTTATGCCAATATGACAACGTTTCCATTACCTAGATAATGAAAATGTGGAAATATTTTCGAATCCAGTCTTCAAAAATATATCATGAGCATGCATTAAAGTGCGTCCGGTCGTGTAAATATCATCCAATATTAAAATCCGTTGCTCTTTTTGAATTTTACTGAACTCTGGCAGCGCCGAAAAAGTCTGTGGCGTATTTAGTCGTTCAATTCGATTCTTCTGTGCTTGTGGTTTATCAGCGTCGACTTTAACCAAAAGCGGCTTCAGATCAAAAATATCGGCATATAATTCATAAACGGGATCAAATCCGCGTGCTTGAAGATGGCTTTCGCTAGCAGGAATATATGTGACTACATCAAAGTTATTCCGTAAAGACCAGTTCTTTATGTCCTGAAAAAATAATCGAGCTAACAAGACATCTCCATATCTCTTATACAGCTTGAAGTAGCTGTGTATGAACTGATTATACTCGAACAAAGCCTGATGGCAATTGATAATGCCATATTTTTGTTCCCACATATAGCAATCCGTGCAAACGCCATCACTATCCGGCTTCAAACAACGGGGACAATTATTCCGTCCTATCAGTGGTGCTAACTGCTTTCGGCATAAATTACAGATATAATTTGGGACTATTTCTTTAAATAAAAATATTTCTTTTATCGAGAGACTATTATTAATTGAATTGCCACAATTGAGACATTTCATTTCTTCGCCTGCTGATTCAAATAAGCAATTTCAGAACATGCTAAGCGAACCTGTTGATTATAATATTGATAGTAGAAATGAACTTCATCATCATACGAATCGCTCCCACGTCCAGCTCGACCAGCTATTTGAATCAAGGCAGTCTTAGAGAACTCCTTAGCTTGGGCATCCAAAACAATAACGGTGATTTTTTTGAAGGTCACACCTCGTTCTAAAATTGTTGTGGTCAAAATGGCTTGAACACGTTGGTCACGAAATTGTTGGACTTTCTCTAAGCGATGCTCATCTTTAGAACTGACATCAACGAATGTTAATAATGGATATAATTTTATTAATTGCTTAGCAAAATTTTTCATTGTTGGAATCTGTGGAAAAAATAACATGAATCGTTCATTGTTTTTGATGAGACGTTGAAGTTTCAATCTTAACCGCGGATTTATCTTGCCAAAGGTAATTGGTTTTAATAATAAATGACAGTGAGGCTCCGGCAATGGATGACCGTGGAACCTTTGATATAATTTAGTTATTGAAATTTTTTGTTGCTTAACTTGCGATAATAATTCTTTCGGCGGCGTGGCTGACAAATAGACAATCATCCCCGTTGGTTTCTTAGCCTTCTTAATCGCTCGATGCAACATCATATTTCCCGCCAACGGATAGGAATCAACTTCATCAACCACCAACACATCAAACGCCGCTTCAAAACGGATCAGTTGATGAACAGTTGCCAACATGATTTGCGTTAATTGATAAGGCTCCTCACTTTTACCGTGAAACAAGCCCACAGTCGTATTTGGAAAAACCTTTTGAATTCGGGGAAACAATTCAATACAAACATCCACTCTAGGCGAACAGATAGCAATCCGTTGACCTTGTTTTAAAACTTGCTCAATCAAAGGGAAAATCATTTCCGTTTTACCTGCACCAGTCACGGCCCAAACCAAATGACTCCGATGATTCTCAAACGCCATTAACAGCTCTCTGACACCTTTCTCTTGATTGGCTGTCAATGTACCATCCCACACCAAATAATCGTTCTGCTGGGGATAATTAATTGCTGTCGGCGTTATAAGCAACTGACCGTCTATCGGCAACTTGCCCAAATTGATACAACTTCGACAATATTGCAGTTTAATCGGCAACCGATCGAGTTTCATTAGGCAACGACGGCAAAATAGTTATCATTTTTCTTAAACGTGGTCGGAACAACTTTTCCACCACAACTTTGAAGATATTGTAAAACTTCAGGTTTTAAGTCGGTAGTCTGAATAATTCGACCGCCTAAATACTCATTTAAATTGTCCATAATCAAAACTACGTAAAGGAGACATACTTTTTTGCAAAATTATAAAACAATCGCTAAAACTGGTAGTCACGAAAAAGACATCAAGAAATCACGTTTCATAGCCCACATCGCTCAAACCTTTTCTGAAGCTGAAGCTAATGAATTTATCAAAAAGATCCGCGAACAAGAATCCGGTGCAACACACAACTGTACGGCTTTTATCGTATTAGAGAACGTCAAAATCGAACGGATGTCAGATGACGGCGAACCAAGCGGAACTGCAGGTTCCCCTATTTTGAACGTGTTGCAGCAACAAGACCTCCAAAACGTTACCGTCGTCGTTACACGTTACTTTGGTGGCATTAAATTGGGTGCTGGTGGATTGATCAGAGCTTATTCATCAACAACCGCCGAAGCCGTCAAGGAGATTGGTTTAGTCGAAAATCGTATCCAACAAGGATATGAATTAACAATTCCATATCATATGTTTGATAAATTCGATAACTATGCTCGTAAAGAAAATATTAATTTAGAGAATAAGCAGTTCACATCAGACGTTCAGTGTGAAATTTATTTAGACGTCACCAATGCCGAAGAATCAGTCCAAAATATTAAGGACCTCTTTCAAAACCAAATTATCATCAAGGAAACTGATAAAACTTATAAACAAGTTCCTGTCGAAGCTAACTAAAATATCAAAATTAATTACTAAAGCAAAAACGCCAGACAATTCCTATTGGAATATCTGACGTTTTTTATTTTGAAAAAATAATTACATTTTTAAATAACGCTGCATAAAAAAATAACATAGCCGGAGGCGACGAGGGATGGAGTTCAGCAGTGATAGTTATGTTAGGCTGGCGGTTTTCCAGTCTTACATAACAGGACGTCTTTTGAGACGCGAACTTCGGCTCAAAAACGAGGGTCGAGACCGCTCTTTGGCTCGAGCCGGTCCCACTGCGAACTCCATCTCTCGTCACCTCCGGCGGCAAACCAAAAACCCGCCTAATACTTACCAGTTCTCATAGAAAAGACTTTCTCAGAACCATGACCTTTTTCTCCGCTACTCTTCCAAGTATCATACATCCCACGATATTCAGAATAATCTTTAAACATATTGTTGCGAATTGTTTTCGGAATCGAATCCCAATCAACAAAATTCATCCGCGAAACGTACATCCCCCGATGTTCAACCATTGCATATGGTTTATCAACTGGTGGCAGTCCTCCGTAAAAAGTCAAAAATGAAGAATTCCCCCAAGCATCATCCGTTACAACCATATGTTGGTATGGTGTCCCCAGAACTTTCTTAGTCTT contains:
- a CDS encoding ComF family protein, translating into MWEQKYGIINCHQALFEYNQFIHSYFKLYKRYGDVLLARLFFQDIKNWSLRNNFDVVTYIPASESHLQARGFDPVYELYADIFDLKPLLVKVDADKPQAQKNRIERLNTPQTFSALPEFSKIQKEQRILILDDIYTTGRTLMHAHDIFLKTGFENISTFSLSR
- a CDS encoding DEAD/DEAH box helicase family protein, whose amino-acid sequence is MKLDRLPIKLQYCRSCINLGKLPIDGQLLITPTAINYPQQNDYLVWDGTLTANQEKGVRELLMAFENHRSHLVWAVTGAGKTEMIFPLIEQVLKQGQRIAICSPRVDVCIELFPRIQKVFPNTTVGLFHGKSEEPYQLTQIMLATVHQLIRFEAAFDVLVVDEVDSYPLAGNMMLHRAIKKAKKPTGMIVYLSATPPKELLSQVKQQKISITKLYQRFHGHPLPEPHCHLLLKPITFGKINPRLRLKLQRLIKNNERFMLFFPQIPTMKNFAKQLIKLYPLLTFVDVSSKDEHRLEKVQQFRDQRVQAILTTTILERGVTFKKITVIVLDAQAKEFSKTALIQIAGRAGRGSDSYDDEVHFYYQYYNQQVRLACSEIAYLNQQAKK
- a CDS encoding YigZ family protein codes for the protein MQNYKTIAKTGSHEKDIKKSRFIAHIAQTFSEAEANEFIKKIREQESGATHNCTAFIVLENVKIERMSDDGEPSGTAGSPILNVLQQQDLQNVTVVVTRYFGGIKLGAGGLIRAYSSTTAEAVKEIGLVENRIQQGYELTIPYHMFDKFDNYARKENINLENKQFTSDVQCEIYLDVTNAEESVQNIKDLFQNQIIIKETDKTYKQVPVEAN